Proteins encoded in a region of the Armatimonadota bacterium genome:
- a CDS encoding trypsin-like peptidase domain-containing protein, giving the protein MRIHIPRRRGGAGDGARAPAAHLMPDTSAPRGAKLTYVIIGAVAAGFVGGLAAVRLTSPRGEWAWSRMPQVLAAAPERAGPGSFAPIARAVIPSVVNIDTQVRERVSPFGGGLFGDFLGRDPFEEIVPRAGSASGLIIRGDGYILTNQHVIENAQRIVATLADGRQFDARVVGADRPSDLAVLHIDESNLKPAVLGDSSTVEPGDWVVAIGNPFGLQHTVTVGVVSALGRPIYVQEERRRYEDLIQTDAYINRGNSGGPLVDENGAVIGINTAIYVASEAAPIGFATPVNSAKRVIGDLIARGRVSRSWIGISFARTIVTPQLARQHRLPTDHGAIVSEVTAGAPAARSGLRRYDTIVQIDDTQIMDVDQALQIIVTAPVGSRLNLRIWRPTRDGWSQHVMPIVTEEAPAPPGS; this is encoded by the coding sequence CGCCCGCGCCCCCGCAGCCCATCTCATGCCGGACACCAGCGCACCTCGCGGCGCCAAGCTGACCTACGTCATCATCGGGGCGGTGGCGGCGGGGTTCGTCGGCGGGCTCGCCGCCGTGCGGCTGACGTCGCCGCGCGGCGAATGGGCGTGGTCGCGGATGCCCCAGGTGCTGGCGGCGGCGCCCGAGCGGGCGGGCCCGGGGTCATTCGCTCCCATCGCGCGCGCCGTCATTCCCAGCGTCGTCAACATTGACACGCAAGTCCGGGAGCGCGTGTCTCCCTTCGGGGGCGGCCTCTTCGGCGACTTCCTGGGCCGCGATCCCTTCGAGGAGATCGTCCCGCGCGCGGGCAGCGCCTCCGGCTTGATCATCCGCGGCGACGGCTACATCCTCACCAACCAGCACGTGATCGAGAACGCGCAGCGCATCGTGGCGACCCTCGCCGACGGCCGCCAGTTCGACGCGCGGGTGGTGGGCGCCGACCGGCCTTCCGACCTCGCCGTGCTCCACATAGACGAGAGCAACCTCAAGCCGGCGGTGCTCGGCGATTCCTCGACCGTCGAGCCGGGCGACTGGGTGGTGGCGATCGGCAACCCCTTCGGCCTTCAGCACACCGTAACCGTCGGCGTCGTCAGCGCCCTGGGGCGCCCGATCTACGTCCAGGAGGAGCGGCGGCGCTACGAGGACCTCATCCAGACCGACGCCTACATCAATCGCGGCAACTCCGGCGGGCCGCTGGTGGACGAGAACGGCGCCGTCATCGGCATCAACACCGCCATCTACGTCGCCTCCGAAGCCGCGCCCATCGGCTTCGCCACCCCCGTCAACAGCGCCAAGCGCGTCATCGGCGACCTCATCGCCCGCGGGCGCGTCAGCCGCTCCTGGATCGGGATCAGCTTCGCCCGCACCATCGTCACCCCGCAGCTCGCCCGCCAGCACCGGCTGCCCACCGACCACGGCGCCATCGTCAGCGAGGTCACCGCGGGCGCCCCGGCCGCTCGCTCCGGCTTGCGCCGCTACGACACCATTGTGCAGATTGACGATACGCAGATCATGGACGTGGACCAGGCGCTGCAGATCATTGTCACCGCACCCGTCGGCTCCAGGCTCAACCTCCGCATCTGGCGGCCGACGCGCGACGGGTGGTCGCAGCACGTCATGCCGATCGTGACCGAAGAAGCGCCCGCGCCGCCGGGCTCATGA
- the yfcE gene encoding phosphodiesterase yields the protein MRIGVISDTHGDTRGWRAAVEGPFAGAGLILHAGDLLYHGPRNPLTAAYGPPELAELINHAPAPVVIARGNCDSEVDQLVLDFPVQAPYALIVIEGLRIMVTHGTEFGLEDPVPGMASLAERYSLDVLVSGHTHVALLERAGGALLVNPGSPSLPKSHAGKPQPTVGIIEDDVARIVTLEGRVLMESPLARRRRGRG from the coding sequence ATGAGAATCGGCGTCATCAGCGACACCCACGGCGATACGCGCGGCTGGCGGGCGGCGGTGGAGGGGCCCTTTGCCGGGGCCGGCTTGATCCTGCACGCGGGCGACCTCCTCTATCACGGCCCCCGCAACCCGCTGACCGCCGCTTATGGGCCGCCCGAGCTGGCGGAGCTGATCAACCACGCTCCGGCGCCGGTCGTCATCGCCCGCGGCAATTGTGATTCCGAGGTGGATCAGCTCGTGCTGGACTTCCCCGTCCAGGCGCCCTACGCCCTGATCGTGATCGAGGGCCTGCGCATCATGGTCACCCACGGCACCGAGTTCGGCCTCGAGGACCCCGTGCCGGGCATGGCGAGCCTCGCCGAGCGGTACAGCCTCGACGTGCTGGTGTCCGGGCATACCCACGTTGCGCTGCTGGAGCGGGCCGGGGGCGCCCTACTCGTGAACCCCGGCAGTCCGTCGCTGCCCAAGTCGCACGCCGGCAAGCCCCAGCCCACGGTGGGCATCATCGAGGACGACGTCGCCCGCATCGTTACCCTGGAAGGCCGCGTGCTGATGGAGAGCCCGCTCGCGCGCCGCAGGCGGGGGCGCGGCTGA
- the dtd gene encoding D-aminoacyl-tRNA deacylase: MRAIIQRVARARVTVGDAVTGEIGPGLVVLVGVEVGDTGEDAAYLADKIAGLRVFEDAQGKLNRSALEVGGALLAVSNFTLLGDCRKGRRPSFSDAAPPAQAAPLFNHLVERLRATGLPVATGAFREHMRVEIHNDGPVTLLLDSRRTA, from the coding sequence GTGCGCGCGATCATCCAACGCGTTGCCCGCGCCCGCGTGACCGTGGGCGATGCGGTGACGGGCGAAATCGGCCCGGGGCTGGTGGTGCTGGTCGGCGTTGAGGTCGGCGACACGGGGGAGGACGCCGCCTACCTGGCCGACAAGATCGCCGGCTTGCGCGTGTTCGAGGACGCGCAGGGCAAGCTCAACCGGTCGGCCCTGGAGGTGGGCGGGGCGCTGCTGGCGGTGAGCAATTTCACTCTGCTCGGCGACTGCCGCAAGGGGCGCCGCCCCAGCTTCAGCGACGCCGCGCCACCCGCGCAAGCAGCGCCGCTTTTCAACCACCTCGTCGAGCGCCTGCGCGCAACCGGCCTGCCGGTCGCGACCGGGGCCTTCCGCGAGCACATGCGGGTCGAGATTCACAACGACGGCCCGGTGACCCTGCTGCTCGACAGCCGGCGCACGGCCTGA
- a CDS encoding nucleotidyltransferase family protein yields the protein MERWLMIDQAMILAAGRGTRMGAVARERPKPLLEVAGAPLLHHVLSGLADVGLRRAVVVVGHLGEQIERRFGAVAGAGLRISYCRQERPTGTATAALLAQRHLAPAPLVMSFADILCARSNYRKLLACFEAHPCEVLLGLNPVEDPWEGAAIYRDGDRVTRLVEKPPRGASATRWNSAGVMVLTSPVWPVLEELPPSARGEYELPQGIARMVETGHDVRGVEFAGFCSDMGRPDDLARVVRLAQAGALDLS from the coding sequence ATGGAGCGGTGGCTCATGATTGACCAGGCGATGATACTGGCTGCGGGCCGAGGGACGCGCATGGGCGCGGTCGCCCGTGAGCGGCCCAAGCCGCTGCTGGAGGTCGCGGGCGCGCCGCTGCTGCACCACGTCTTGAGCGGCCTCGCCGACGTCGGCCTCCGGCGCGCGGTGGTCGTCGTCGGCCATCTCGGCGAGCAGATAGAGCGGCGCTTCGGCGCCGTTGCCGGCGCCGGCCTGCGGATCAGCTACTGCCGACAGGAGCGCCCGACCGGCACCGCCACCGCGGCCTTGCTGGCGCAGCGGCACCTGGCACCGGCGCCGCTGGTGATGAGCTTCGCCGACATCCTGTGCGCGCGCAGCAACTACCGCAAGCTGCTCGCCTGCTTCGAGGCGCACCCCTGCGAGGTCCTGCTCGGCCTCAATCCGGTGGAGGATCCCTGGGAGGGCGCGGCGATCTACCGCGACGGCGACCGGGTTACCCGCCTGGTCGAGAAGCCGCCGCGGGGCGCTTCGGCGACCCGCTGGAACAGCGCCGGGGTCATGGTGCTGACATCGCCGGTGTGGCCGGTGCTGGAGGAGCTGCCGCCGTCAGCGCGCGGTGAATACGAGCTGCCCCAAGGGATCGCGCGCATGGTGGAGACGGGGCACGACGTTCGCGGGGTGGAGTTCGCGGGCTTCTGCTCCGACATGGGCCGGCCCGACGACCTGGCGCGCGTCGTCCGGCTGGCGCAAGCGGGCGCGCTCGACCTGTCGTGA